In a single window of the Elaeis guineensis isolate ETL-2024a chromosome 8, EG11, whole genome shotgun sequence genome:
- the LOC105033914 gene encoding E3 ubiquitin-protein ligase At3g02290 isoform X3 → MNVGGYDLMLCRRFVKFWNIVEAVGMGAFCCCSCSEDFEEYAHPSNPMYRHCICLRYFFHQLFSGYSAMFQRLEVQTVASSVPAVTPLTSTGIGTTSADSSLSETYHLVPQPPPYDTDPRFSRLQHDGLVARRDKSMSHLQEESQTHRRNESSSAMEHLGSVKKQNSAETEEEKPSQSESEQNLFGKAYSTSYVIAVSEDEDVCPTCLDGDAILRESMI, encoded by the exons ATGAATGTAGGTGGATACGATTTAATGTTGTGCAGAAGATTTGTGAAGTTCTGGAATATTGTG GAAGCTGTAGGTATGGGAGCATTTTGCTGTTGTTCATGTTCAGAGGACTTCGAAGAATATGCCCATCCAAGCAATCCTATGTATAGGCACTGCATATGCTTAAGATACTTCTTTCATCAGCTGTTCAGTGGG TATAGCGCGATGTTTCAAAGATTGGAGGTGCAGACCGTTGCTTCCTCTGTTCCAGCAGTAACTCCATTAACATCAACAGGCATTGGAACCACTTCAGCTGACAGTTCATTGTCTGAGACCTACCACCTTGTCCCTCAACCTCCACCTTATGATACAGATCCTAGATTTTCTCGTTTGCAACATGATGGGTTGGTCGCTAGGAGGGACAAGTCTATGAGCCACTTACAGGAAGAGTCACAGACCCATCGAAGAAATGAAAGTAGCTCTGCAATGGAACATTTAGGTTCTGTTAAAAAACAGAACAGTGCAGAAACTGAAGAAGAAAAACCTAGCCAGTCTGAATCAGAGCAAAATCTATTTGGAAAAGCTTATAGTACCAGCTATGTGATAGCAGTCTCAGAAGATGAAGATGTTTGCCCGACATGTCTTGATG GTGATGCAATTCTGCGAGAGTCcatgatctaa
- the LOC105033914 gene encoding E3 ubiquitin-protein ligase At3g02290 isoform X1, with protein MNVGGYDLMLCRRFVKFWNIVEAVGMGAFCCCSCSEDFEEYAHPSNPMYRHCICLRYFFHQLFSGYSAMFQRLEVQTVASSVPAVTPLTSTGIGTTSADSSLSETYHLVPQPPPYDTDPRFSRLQHDGLVARRDKSMSHLQEESQTHRRNESSSAMEHLGSVKKQNSAETEEEKPSQSESEQNLFGKAYSTSYVIAVSEDEDVCPTCLDEYTPENPKIVTKCSHHFHLSCIYEWMERSDSCPICGKVMQFCESP; from the exons ATGAATGTAGGTGGATACGATTTAATGTTGTGCAGAAGATTTGTGAAGTTCTGGAATATTGTG GAAGCTGTAGGTATGGGAGCATTTTGCTGTTGTTCATGTTCAGAGGACTTCGAAGAATATGCCCATCCAAGCAATCCTATGTATAGGCACTGCATATGCTTAAGATACTTCTTTCATCAGCTGTTCAGTGGG TATAGCGCGATGTTTCAAAGATTGGAGGTGCAGACCGTTGCTTCCTCTGTTCCAGCAGTAACTCCATTAACATCAACAGGCATTGGAACCACTTCAGCTGACAGTTCATTGTCTGAGACCTACCACCTTGTCCCTCAACCTCCACCTTATGATACAGATCCTAGATTTTCTCGTTTGCAACATGATGGGTTGGTCGCTAGGAGGGACAAGTCTATGAGCCACTTACAGGAAGAGTCACAGACCCATCGAAGAAATGAAAGTAGCTCTGCAATGGAACATTTAGGTTCTGTTAAAAAACAGAACAGTGCAGAAACTGAAGAAGAAAAACCTAGCCAGTCTGAATCAGAGCAAAATCTATTTGGAAAAGCTTATAGTACCAGCTATGTGATAGCAGTCTCAGAAGATGAAGATGTTTGCCCGACATGTCTTGATG AGTATACTCCTGAAAATCCAAAAATTGTGACAAAATGCTCTCATCATTTTCATCTGAGCTGTATATATGAATGGATGGAAAGAAGTGATAGCTGTCCAATTTGTGGCAAG GTGATGCAATTCTGCGAGAGTCcatga
- the LOC105033914 gene encoding E3 ubiquitin-protein ligase At3g02290 isoform X2, producing MGAFCCCSCSEDFEEYAHPSNPMYRHCICLRYFFHQLFSGYSAMFQRLEVQTVASSVPAVTPLTSTGIGTTSADSSLSETYHLVPQPPPYDTDPRFSRLQHDGLVARRDKSMSHLQEESQTHRRNESSSAMEHLGSVKKQNSAETEEEKPSQSESEQNLFGKAYSTSYVIAVSEDEDVCPTCLDEYTPENPKIVTKCSHHFHLSCIYEWMERSDSCPICGKVMQFCESP from the exons ATGGGAGCATTTTGCTGTTGTTCATGTTCAGAGGACTTCGAAGAATATGCCCATCCAAGCAATCCTATGTATAGGCACTGCATATGCTTAAGATACTTCTTTCATCAGCTGTTCAGTGGG TATAGCGCGATGTTTCAAAGATTGGAGGTGCAGACCGTTGCTTCCTCTGTTCCAGCAGTAACTCCATTAACATCAACAGGCATTGGAACCACTTCAGCTGACAGTTCATTGTCTGAGACCTACCACCTTGTCCCTCAACCTCCACCTTATGATACAGATCCTAGATTTTCTCGTTTGCAACATGATGGGTTGGTCGCTAGGAGGGACAAGTCTATGAGCCACTTACAGGAAGAGTCACAGACCCATCGAAGAAATGAAAGTAGCTCTGCAATGGAACATTTAGGTTCTGTTAAAAAACAGAACAGTGCAGAAACTGAAGAAGAAAAACCTAGCCAGTCTGAATCAGAGCAAAATCTATTTGGAAAAGCTTATAGTACCAGCTATGTGATAGCAGTCTCAGAAGATGAAGATGTTTGCCCGACATGTCTTGATG AGTATACTCCTGAAAATCCAAAAATTGTGACAAAATGCTCTCATCATTTTCATCTGAGCTGTATATATGAATGGATGGAAAGAAGTGATAGCTGTCCAATTTGTGGCAAG GTGATGCAATTCTGCGAGAGTCcatga